In Toxotes jaculatrix isolate fToxJac2 chromosome 12, fToxJac2.pri, whole genome shotgun sequence, the following are encoded in one genomic region:
- the dpp3 gene encoding dipeptidyl peptidase 3 codes for MVDSQYYLPNDIGISALDCGEAFRLLSPQEKMYAHYLSRAAWYGGLAVLLQTSPESADIFVLLQRIFRKQTPLQLAQVATDAGLSSEEYQAFLVYAAGVYANMGNYKSFGDTKFIPNLPKDKLKTLVRASQAFQEQPTEMEALWDSCSCLLYSLEDRQKQLGLGDKGITTYFSGNCCLEDAELAQKFLDSKKLSAYNTRLFKRDSGGKPCYEVRLASAVQKDCAVDGECESCCGSFNFEDKEFTVKRGDYATLMEKVCYYLQQAQAYAANENQRKMLEEYRRSFTLGSIEAHKEGSRYWIKDKGPIVESYIGFIESYRDPFGSRGEFEGFVAVVNKAMSERFAKLVSSAEVLLPELPWPREFEKDTFLKPDFTSLDVLTFAGSGIPAGINIPNYDDIRQSEGFKNVSLGNVLAVAYATQKEKLTFLEEDDKDLFIKWKGPSFEVQVGLHELLGHGSGKLFVQDDKGKFNFDQSKVINPETGEPVSSWYRGSETWDSKFSTIASSYEECRAECVGLYLCLSKQVLSIFGHEGQDAEDVVYINWLSMVRAGLLGLEFYTPESKSWRQAHMQARFVILRVLLEAGEGLVGLEEVTGQDGKPDARITLDRSKIHTVGKNAIHRFLCKLQVLKSTADVEGGRALYDGYSTVSDSGAHNFLRLRETVLLRKEARKMFVQANTKINGDNVELVEYEGSAAGLITSFTERFQEDAEQLEAELLDLSKRDAHCWC; via the exons ATGGTCGATTCTCAGTACTACCTCCCAAATGACATTGGTATCTCTGCACTTGACTGTGGTGAGGCCTTTCGTTTGCTTTCACCTCAGGAGAAGATGTACGCCCACTACCTGTCACGGGCTGCCTG GTACGGTGGTCTGGCAGTGCTGCTGCAGACATCCCCCGAGTCGGCAGACATCTTTGTCTTGCTGCAGAGAATTTTCAGGAAGCAGACGCCTTTACAGCTGGCACAGGTCGCCACGGATGCTGGACTGAGCTCTGAGGAGTACCAG GCCTTTTTGGTGTATGCAGCAGGTGTGTATGCCAACATGGGAAACTACAAGTCTTTCGGAGACACCAAGTTTATTCCAAACCTGCCCAAG GACAAGCTGAAAACTCTGGTGAGGGCCAGCCAGGCTTTTCAGGAGCAGCCCACTGAGATGGAGGCTCTGTGGGACAGCTGCTCGTGTCTTCTCTACTCCctggaagacagacagaaacagctggGGCTGGGCGATAAG GGAATTACCACCTACTTCTCAGGAAACTGCTGTCTGGAGGATGCTGAGCTGGCTCAGAAGTTCCTTGACTCAAAA AAACTGTCAGCTTACAACACCCGTCTGTTTAAGAGGGACAGTGGAGGGAAACCATGCTATGAGGTGCGCTTGGCTTCAGCTGTGCAGAAAG ATTGTGCTGTGGACGGGGAATGTGAGTCATGCTGCGGCAGCTTCAACTTTGAAGACAAGGAGTTCACTGTGAAGAGGGGAGACTATGCTACTCTAATGGAGAAGGTCTGCTATTATCTCCAACAAGCtcag GCCTACGCTGCCAATGAGAACCAGAGAAAGATGCTTGAAGAGTACAGACGCAGCTTCACCCTTGGCTCGATTGAAGCCCATAAAGAGGGCTCGCGCTACTGGATCAAAGACAAAGGACCAATTGTTGAGAG ttATATAGGTTTCATAGAGAGCTACAGAGACCCATTTGGCTCCAGAGGAGAGTTTGAAG GTTTTGTTGCGGTTGTTAACAAGGCCATGAGCGAACGTTTTGCCAAGCTAGTGAGCTCAGCAGAAGTCTTGCTTCCCGAGCTGCCTTGGCCTAGGGAGTTTGAGAAGGACACTTTCCTTAAACCTGACTTCACCTCGCTGGACGTTCTCACCTTTGCCGGGAGTGGCATACCAGCTGGCATCAACATCCCCAACT ACGATGACATCAGACAGTCAGAGGGCTTTAAAAACGTGTCACTAGGCAATGTGCTGGCTGTAGCCTATGctacacaaaaagaaaaactcacctTCCTGGAGGAGGACGACAAG GATTTGTTCATCAAGTGGAAGGGTCCATCATTCGAGGTGCAGGTGGGTCTTCATGAGCTGCTGGGGCATGGAAGCGGCAAGCTGTTTGTCCAG GATGACAAGGGCAAGTTCAACTTTGATCAGAGCAAGGTGATTAACCCAGAGACTGGAGAACCg GTATCCAGTTGGTATCGGGGCAGTGAGACGTGGGACAGTAAGTTCTCCACGATCGCCTCCTCTTACGAAGAATGCCGCGCTGAGTGTGTCGGACTCTATCTGTGTCTCAGCAAGCAAGTGCTCAG TATTTTCGGCCATGAAGGCCAGGATGCTGAGGATGTGGTGTACATCAACTGGCTCAGTATGGTCAGAGCTGGACTGTTGGGCCTGGAGTTCTACACACCTGAGAGCAAGAGCTGGAGACAG GCTCACATGCAGGCTCGTTTCGTGATCCTGCGTGTCCTGCTGGAGGCCGGGGAGGGCCTGGTGGGCCTGGAGGAAGTGACGGGACAGGACGGCAAGCCAGACGCTAGAATCACACTGGACCGAAGCAAGATCCACACTGTGGGCAAGAACGCCATCCACAGGTTCCTCTGTAAACTGCAG GTCTTAAAGTCAACAGCGGATGTGGAAGGAGGTCGAGCTCTCTATGACGGTTACTCCACTGTCAGTGACAGTGGTGCTCACAACTTCTTGCGTCTCCGGGAGACGGTGCTGCTGAGGAAGGAAGCCCGAAAGATGTTTGTCCAGGCCAACACCAAAATCAATG gGGACAATGTGGAGCTGGTGGAATATGAAGGCAGCGCGGCAGGTTTGATTACCTCCTTCACTGAGCGCTTCCAAGAAGATGCAGAGCAGCTGGAGGCCGAGCTTCTGGACCTGAGCAAAAGAGACGCCCACTGCTGGTGTTGA
- the LOC121191066 gene encoding ras and Rab interactor 3-like isoform X1 yields MAQQEEPLYDFPEPTQPPGCKFLGHQRGRGSLRSISVLDRLLLTVPVWLQLSINPATALHILQREPPGTFLVRKSRTSQRNVLCVRLADDSVPSFVQQFGIREEQGALSLETSAISFPDLPRLISFYCVSRDVLPFPLELPEAIAKATSHKELESISHMGVEFWNSHLNIRGPRETPKPQKDKEKKPDTVTSALSTAPSKTNLESTPRHDSDHQHKAAPESDTGSKTGSNPTLFHEFCPITTRSPRELDCGSGLGALCFINPLFLQSQNTLSRRRMFKHSLKVRVSTETSTLLSPPLAPPPPPPLMPKTKGRCKAQKEKQGAARPSKGLGLLQDENPSQATQSDPTAQDIQPLTQTQDLPSEAQMQPPSAAPHFQPEVQEHGQTETEQSQTQSEVEEVKATTQLPTVMQHLPDDSDYRQPSPAISCSQPPSLSPFLSPAVFPMAPPLLPKMSQSLSPHSSPGVSPSPSPYQSPSLSPKVPFSLSPHDSPSASPSLSPYQSPSPSPQVPFSLSPFTSSPISQLAEQAYHTPAVPSRPNQQRSEDTEKEGAGADENEDENGETDEELPEKGEEEEEERGLVLQMNADSLNDTDSCSSFSSLEGTTETPPHSPHNQNNGTSL; encoded by the exons atgGCACAGCAAGAAGAACCTCTGTATGATTTCCCAGAGCCCACCCAGCCGCCAGGGTGCAAGTTCCTGGGGCATCAAAGGGGACGGGGCTCTCTGAGAAGCATCAGCGTACTGGACCGCCTCCTGCTCACAGTTCCTGTCTGGCTTCAGCTGTCGATCAACCCTGCCACTGCGCTGCACATACTGCAAAGAGAGCCTCCTGGG ACATTCCTGGTGCGAAAGTCTCGCACTTCCCAGAGAAACGTGCTGTGTGTTCGTTTGGCGGACGACAGCGTGCCATCCTTTGTTCAGCAGTTTGGCATCAGGGAGGAGCAAGGTG ctctctctctggagACTTCAGCCATCAGCTTTCCAGATCTCCCAAGACTAATTTCCTTCTACTGTGTCAGCAG agatgtACTACCTTTCCCTCTGGAGCTTCCTGAAGCCATTGCAAAGGCAACATCCCACAAGGAGCTTGAGTCCATCTCACATATGGGAGTAG AATTTTGGAATTCCCACCTAAACATCCGTGGGCCACGGGAGACCCCTAAGCCCCAGAAGGACAAGGAGAAGAAGCCAGACACTGTAACCTCAGCCTTGTCCACTGCTCCTTCAAAGACGAACCTTGAATCAACTCCTCGGCACGACTCAGACCACCAGCACAAGGCAGCACCTGAATCAGACACTGGTTCCAAAACAGGTTCCAACCCCACTCTGTTCCACGAGTTTTGTCCAATCACGACGCGTAGCCCCAGAGAGCTGGACTGTGGCTCTGGCCTGGGCGCTCTCTGCTTCATCAACCCCCTTTTCCTGCAGTCTCAGAACACTTTGTCCAGACGACGCATGTTCAAGCACAGCCTCAAGGTTCGGGTTTCCACAGAGACATCGACCCTGCTCTCACCCCCTCTTGCTCCGCCACCTCCACCGCCTCTAATGCCCAAAACTAAGGGGAGATGTAAAGCccagaaagagaaacaaggagCTGCCCGACCCAGTAAAGGCTTAGGCCTTTTACAGGATGAAAACCCAAGTCAAGCCACTCAGAGTGATCCCACAGCTCAGGACATTCagccactgacacagacacaggaccTTCCCAGTGAGGCCCAAATGCAGCCTCCATCAGCAGCCCCTCACTTCCAGCCTGAGGTGCAGGAGCACGGCCAAACCGAGACAGAACAGAGCCAAACTCAATCTGAAGTTGAGGAAGTGAAGGCTACAACTCAGCTGCCAACAGTAATGCAGCATCTCCCAGATGATTCAGACTACAGACAGCCCTCTCCAGCGATCAGTTGCTCCCAGCCTCCGtcactctctcctttcctctccccaGCTGTTTTTCCTATGGCGCCTCCCCTTTTGCCCAAAATGTCTCAATCCCTCTCCCCTCACAGCTCTCCCggtgtttctccctctccctccccttaTCAAtccccatctctttctcccaaggtccccttttctctctctccacatgaCTCGCCCAGTGCTTCGCCCTCTCTTTCACCTTATCAGTCCCCATCTCCTTCTCCACAGGTCCCCTTCTCGCTTTCTCCCTTCACCTCTTCACCCATCTCTCAGCTGGCAGAGCAGGCTTATCACACACCTGCCGTCCCCTCAAGACCAAATCAGCAAAGATCAGAGGACACTGAAAAGGAGGGAGCAGGTGCAGATGAAAATGAGGATGAAAACGGTGAAACAGATGAGGAACTTCCcgaaaagggggaggaggaggaggaggaaaggggtcTGGTTTTACAGATGAATGCAGATTCTCTTAATGACACAGACAGTTGCAGTTCCTTCAGCAGTCTTGAGGGGACAACAGAGACTCCACCTCACTCACCGCATAATCAGAACAATGGTACAAGCCTCTAG
- the LOC121191066 gene encoding ras and Rab interactor 3-like isoform X2: MAQQEEPLYDFPEPTQPPGCKFLGHQRGRGSLRSISVLDRLLLTVPVWLQLSINPATALHILQREPPGTFLVRKSRTSQRNVLCVRLADDSVPSFVQQFGIREEQALSLETSAISFPDLPRLISFYCVSRDVLPFPLELPEAIAKATSHKELESISHMGVEFWNSHLNIRGPRETPKPQKDKEKKPDTVTSALSTAPSKTNLESTPRHDSDHQHKAAPESDTGSKTGSNPTLFHEFCPITTRSPRELDCGSGLGALCFINPLFLQSQNTLSRRRMFKHSLKVRVSTETSTLLSPPLAPPPPPPLMPKTKGRCKAQKEKQGAARPSKGLGLLQDENPSQATQSDPTAQDIQPLTQTQDLPSEAQMQPPSAAPHFQPEVQEHGQTETEQSQTQSEVEEVKATTQLPTVMQHLPDDSDYRQPSPAISCSQPPSLSPFLSPAVFPMAPPLLPKMSQSLSPHSSPGVSPSPSPYQSPSLSPKVPFSLSPHDSPSASPSLSPYQSPSPSPQVPFSLSPFTSSPISQLAEQAYHTPAVPSRPNQQRSEDTEKEGAGADENEDENGETDEELPEKGEEEEEERGLVLQMNADSLNDTDSCSSFSSLEGTTETPPHSPHNQNNGTSL, encoded by the exons atgGCACAGCAAGAAGAACCTCTGTATGATTTCCCAGAGCCCACCCAGCCGCCAGGGTGCAAGTTCCTGGGGCATCAAAGGGGACGGGGCTCTCTGAGAAGCATCAGCGTACTGGACCGCCTCCTGCTCACAGTTCCTGTCTGGCTTCAGCTGTCGATCAACCCTGCCACTGCGCTGCACATACTGCAAAGAGAGCCTCCTGGG ACATTCCTGGTGCGAAAGTCTCGCACTTCCCAGAGAAACGTGCTGTGTGTTCGTTTGGCGGACGACAGCGTGCCATCCTTTGTTCAGCAGTTTGGCATCAGGGAGGAGCAAG ctctctctctggagACTTCAGCCATCAGCTTTCCAGATCTCCCAAGACTAATTTCCTTCTACTGTGTCAGCAG agatgtACTACCTTTCCCTCTGGAGCTTCCTGAAGCCATTGCAAAGGCAACATCCCACAAGGAGCTTGAGTCCATCTCACATATGGGAGTAG AATTTTGGAATTCCCACCTAAACATCCGTGGGCCACGGGAGACCCCTAAGCCCCAGAAGGACAAGGAGAAGAAGCCAGACACTGTAACCTCAGCCTTGTCCACTGCTCCTTCAAAGACGAACCTTGAATCAACTCCTCGGCACGACTCAGACCACCAGCACAAGGCAGCACCTGAATCAGACACTGGTTCCAAAACAGGTTCCAACCCCACTCTGTTCCACGAGTTTTGTCCAATCACGACGCGTAGCCCCAGAGAGCTGGACTGTGGCTCTGGCCTGGGCGCTCTCTGCTTCATCAACCCCCTTTTCCTGCAGTCTCAGAACACTTTGTCCAGACGACGCATGTTCAAGCACAGCCTCAAGGTTCGGGTTTCCACAGAGACATCGACCCTGCTCTCACCCCCTCTTGCTCCGCCACCTCCACCGCCTCTAATGCCCAAAACTAAGGGGAGATGTAAAGCccagaaagagaaacaaggagCTGCCCGACCCAGTAAAGGCTTAGGCCTTTTACAGGATGAAAACCCAAGTCAAGCCACTCAGAGTGATCCCACAGCTCAGGACATTCagccactgacacagacacaggaccTTCCCAGTGAGGCCCAAATGCAGCCTCCATCAGCAGCCCCTCACTTCCAGCCTGAGGTGCAGGAGCACGGCCAAACCGAGACAGAACAGAGCCAAACTCAATCTGAAGTTGAGGAAGTGAAGGCTACAACTCAGCTGCCAACAGTAATGCAGCATCTCCCAGATGATTCAGACTACAGACAGCCCTCTCCAGCGATCAGTTGCTCCCAGCCTCCGtcactctctcctttcctctccccaGCTGTTTTTCCTATGGCGCCTCCCCTTTTGCCCAAAATGTCTCAATCCCTCTCCCCTCACAGCTCTCCCggtgtttctccctctccctccccttaTCAAtccccatctctttctcccaaggtccccttttctctctctccacatgaCTCGCCCAGTGCTTCGCCCTCTCTTTCACCTTATCAGTCCCCATCTCCTTCTCCACAGGTCCCCTTCTCGCTTTCTCCCTTCACCTCTTCACCCATCTCTCAGCTGGCAGAGCAGGCTTATCACACACCTGCCGTCCCCTCAAGACCAAATCAGCAAAGATCAGAGGACACTGAAAAGGAGGGAGCAGGTGCAGATGAAAATGAGGATGAAAACGGTGAAACAGATGAGGAACTTCCcgaaaagggggaggaggaggaggaggaaaggggtcTGGTTTTACAGATGAATGCAGATTCTCTTAATGACACAGACAGTTGCAGTTCCTTCAGCAGTCTTGAGGGGACAACAGAGACTCCACCTCACTCACCGCATAATCAGAACAATGGTACAAGCCTCTAG